The Pseudomonas berkeleyensis genome includes a region encoding these proteins:
- a CDS encoding flagellar brake protein: MSSAFNDESGPQPPKVLKAPVEIIATLRQLQQNHDPLVIQFKDRSQRFQSYLVEIDRDRARIALDEIIPNDGERFFKQGEGFKVEAFRDGVRVAWSCEHDVQPGEFEGAPCYWAPLPQEVIYHQRRSAFRAPLKQSDLVKVVLNGDKLREPIPGHLLDISATGCKLRFAGNLTQQLSNGQVHERLTAQLPFGAMTCAVELRHVQYEDKVDMTFVGTRFHRMNGLEQRQVERFVYQLQREARRTESDGPF; this comes from the coding sequence GTGTCCAGCGCGTTCAACGACGAGAGCGGCCCCCAGCCGCCAAAGGTGCTCAAGGCACCCGTGGAGATCATTGCCACCCTGCGCCAATTGCAACAGAACCATGATCCGCTGGTGATCCAGTTTAAGGATCGCAGCCAGCGTTTTCAGAGCTACCTGGTAGAGATCGACCGCGATCGGGCTCGCATCGCCCTCGATGAAATCATCCCGAACGATGGCGAACGCTTCTTCAAGCAAGGCGAGGGTTTCAAGGTCGAAGCGTTCCGCGATGGTGTACGCGTGGCCTGGAGCTGCGAGCACGACGTACAGCCAGGCGAGTTCGAAGGCGCCCCCTGCTACTGGGCGCCGCTACCGCAGGAAGTGATTTACCACCAGCGCCGTAGTGCGTTTCGTGCACCACTCAAGCAAAGCGACCTGGTCAAGGTCGTGCTCAATGGCGACAAACTGCGCGAACCCATTCCCGGTCACCTGCTGGATATTTCCGCCACCGGCTGCAAGCTGCGTTTCGCCGGCAACCTCACCCAGCAATTGAGCAACGGTCAGGTACACGAGCGCCTCACCGCGCAACTGCCCTTCGGCGCGATGACCTGCGCCGTGGAACTGCGCCATGTGCAATACGAAGACAAGGTCGACATGACCTTCGTCGGCACCCGCTTCCACCGCATGAATGGCCTGGAGCAACGCCAGGTCGAGCGCTTCGTCTATCAGCTGCAGCGTGAAGCACGCCGCACCGAGAGCGACGGCCCCTTCTGA
- a CDS encoding flagella synthesis protein FlgN, giving the protein MHDTALLDLFTTDIGTAEQLLELIDAEFQALSERDLPRLDGLLNDKQPLLALLQQHGNERSRLLQSAGLSADRDGLSALAANSTQGEQLLARSEELSNLLQRCQEANLRNGRLVRANQASVRSVLGILRGGETPGLYDSRGSAARIAQQRPLSQA; this is encoded by the coding sequence ATGCACGACACAGCCCTGCTTGACCTGTTCACCACCGATATCGGCACCGCCGAGCAACTGCTTGAGCTGATCGACGCCGAATTCCAGGCCCTGAGCGAACGTGATCTGCCGCGTCTCGACGGCCTGCTCAATGACAAACAACCCCTGCTTGCCCTGCTTCAGCAGCATGGCAACGAACGCAGCCGCCTGCTGCAGAGCGCTGGTCTGAGCGCAGATCGTGACGGACTGAGCGCCCTGGCAGCGAACTCCACCCAGGGTGAGCAGTTGCTGGCTCGCAGCGAAGAACTGTCCAACCTGCTGCAACGCTGCCAGGAAGCCAATCTGCGCAATGGCCGCCTGGTGCGCGCCAACCAGGCATCGGTGCGCAGCGTTCTCGGCATTCTGCGCGGCGGCGAAACGCCTGGCCTCTATGACAGTCGTGGCAGTGCCGCTAGAATCGCGCAGCAGAGGCCACTCAGTCAGGCCTGA
- the flgM gene encoding flagellar biosynthesis anti-sigma factor FlgM: MVIDFNRLNNANTPANAGRTGSTQAGNRSESAQPNKAPVTGSDEQTTAKSGESVQLSREAQQLQKISEKLSDQPIVNKERVAQLKQAIADGSYQVDSKRVAQKLLDFESQR; encoded by the coding sequence ATGGTCATCGACTTCAACCGGCTGAACAACGCCAATACGCCCGCCAATGCGGGACGTACCGGCTCGACTCAGGCTGGCAATCGCAGCGAGTCGGCACAGCCGAACAAAGCGCCTGTCACCGGCAGCGATGAACAAACCACCGCAAAAAGCGGTGAATCCGTGCAACTGAGCCGTGAGGCACAACAGTTGCAGAAAATCAGCGAAAAGCTGAGCGATCAGCCAATCGTCAACAAGGAGCGTGTGGCCCAATTGAAACAGGCCATCGCTGACGGCAGCTATCAGGTCGACAGCAAACGCGTCGCTCAGAAACTGCTCGACTTCGAATCCCAGCGCTAG
- the flgA gene encoding flagellar basal body P-ring formation chaperone FlgA: protein MKPRTSSFRQLLAKCLAPLPVLLALPAIGYSGTAAATFTSTEQLIGATEAFLEQATTEYLQRSEIQGRHEIRVNRLDPRLRLPLCDQPLTTTLESPAQPLGRVTTRVRCDGSAPWTVFVPGEVRLYRAVVVLTRPLKRMSVVKAADLSLVERDVGQLGQNFLTDPAQAIGKKLTRQLGGDQVLAPNHLQIAEVVRRGDQVVISARGTTVNVRMPGEALTDGAPGQQINVRNLRSQRVIRARVVGPGQVEVSI from the coding sequence ATGAAGCCAAGAACGTCATCATTCCGTCAGCTACTGGCAAAGTGCCTTGCCCCTTTGCCCGTTTTACTCGCTTTGCCGGCAATCGGCTACAGCGGTACCGCGGCGGCGACCTTTACCAGCACCGAACAGCTTATCGGCGCCACCGAAGCCTTTCTTGAGCAGGCGACCACTGAATATCTACAGCGTAGCGAAATCCAGGGCCGCCATGAGATTCGCGTCAATCGTCTCGACCCGCGGTTGCGTCTACCGCTTTGCGATCAACCACTGACGACGACGCTGGAAAGCCCGGCGCAGCCCCTGGGCCGCGTCACCACCCGCGTACGTTGCGACGGCAGCGCCCCCTGGACCGTATTCGTACCTGGCGAGGTACGCCTGTACCGTGCGGTCGTCGTACTCACCCGCCCACTCAAGCGCATGAGCGTAGTCAAAGCGGCGGATCTGAGCTTGGTGGAACGCGATGTGGGGCAGCTCGGTCAGAACTTCCTGACCGACCCAGCACAGGCAATCGGCAAGAAATTGACGCGGCAGTTAGGTGGAGACCAGGTTCTGGCCCCCAACCATCTGCAAATCGCCGAGGTGGTGCGCCGCGGCGATCAGGTGGTCATCAGCGCGCGCGGCACCACCGTGAACGTGCGCATGCCGGGTGAAGCCCTGACGGACGGTGCTCCTGGTCAGCAGATCAATGTCCGCAACCTGCGCTCGCAACGGGTGATTCGTGCCCGCGTGGTCGGCCCGGGACAGGTGGAAGTGTCCATATAG
- a CDS encoding chemotaxis protein CheV, protein MAGLMDSVNQRTQLVGQNRLELLLFRLEGPQLYGINVFKVKEVLQCPNLTIMPKSSRVVRGVANIRGGTIPILDLSIATGRAPLEDLKTSFVIITEYNTKVQGFLVRSVERIVNMNWEEIHPPPKGTGRDHYLTAVTRLDQQLVEIIDVEKILAEVAPTSEVISAGVIDDQVQSQAVTKHVLIVDDSSVARKQVSRCLQTVGVEVTALNDGREALTFLKKMADEGRYPDKELLMLISDIEMPEMDGYTLTTEIRSDPRMQKLHILLHTSLSGVFNQAMVKKVGADDFLAKFKPDDLAARVVDRIRVSDGG, encoded by the coding sequence ATGGCCGGGTTGATGGATTCGGTTAACCAGCGCACTCAGCTGGTAGGGCAGAACCGTTTGGAGTTGTTGTTGTTCCGCCTGGAAGGCCCACAGCTTTATGGCATCAACGTATTCAAGGTGAAGGAGGTGCTGCAGTGCCCCAACCTCACCATCATGCCCAAATCCAGTCGGGTCGTGCGGGGGGTCGCCAATATCCGTGGCGGTACCATCCCGATTCTCGACCTGTCCATCGCCACGGGGCGGGCACCGCTGGAAGATCTGAAGACCAGCTTCGTGATCATCACCGAGTACAACACCAAGGTTCAGGGCTTTTTGGTGCGTTCGGTGGAGCGCATCGTCAACATGAACTGGGAAGAGATCCATCCGCCACCCAAGGGCACTGGGCGCGATCATTACCTGACCGCGGTCACGCGGCTCGACCAGCAACTGGTCGAGATCATCGACGTGGAGAAGATTCTGGCCGAGGTGGCGCCCACCTCCGAAGTGATCTCCGCAGGCGTCATCGATGATCAGGTGCAGAGTCAGGCGGTGACCAAGCATGTGCTGATCGTCGATGACTCCTCGGTGGCGCGCAAGCAGGTGTCGCGCTGCCTGCAGACCGTCGGTGTTGAGGTGACCGCCCTGAACGATGGGCGTGAGGCGCTCACTTTCCTCAAGAAAATGGCGGATGAGGGGCGTTATCCCGACAAGGAACTGCTGATGCTGATTTCCGACATCGAGATGCCGGAAATGGACGGTTATACCCTGACTACGGAGATTCGTAGCGATCCACGCATGCAGAAGCTGCATATCCTCCTGCATACTTCGCTTTCCGGTGTGTTCAACCAGGCAATGGTGAAGAAGGTCGGCGCTGACGACTTCCTCGCCAAGTTCAAGCCAGATGATCTGGCAGCGCGCGTGGTCGATCGTATCCGGGTATCGGATGGGGGCTGA
- the cheR gene encoding protein-glutamate O-methyltransferase CheR, with the protein MSSGNLDFEQFRTFLEKACGILLGSNKQYLVSSRLNKLMEQNGIKTLGELVQRMQSQPRGGLREQVVDAMTTNETLWFRDTYPFEVLKSRVLPELIKAYPAQRLRIWSAACSSGQEPYSLSMSIDEFERTNLGQLKAGVQIVATDLSPSMLSNCKSGEYDSLAMGRGLSQERLQRYFDPKAPGRWQVKAPIKSRVEFRPLNLLDSYAALGKFDIVFCRNVLIYFSAEVKKDILTRIHATLKPGGYLFLGASEALNGLPEKYQMVQCSPGIIYKAK; encoded by the coding sequence GTGTCTTCAGGTAATTTGGATTTCGAGCAGTTCCGGACTTTCCTGGAAAAGGCCTGCGGTATTTTGCTTGGTAGCAACAAGCAGTACCTGGTCTCCAGCCGTCTGAACAAGCTGATGGAACAGAACGGCATCAAGACCCTGGGTGAGCTGGTGCAGCGCATGCAAAGCCAGCCGCGCGGAGGGCTGCGTGAGCAGGTCGTCGATGCCATGACCACCAACGAGACCCTGTGGTTTCGCGACACCTACCCCTTCGAGGTGCTCAAGAGCCGTGTGCTGCCGGAGTTGATCAAGGCCTATCCGGCCCAGCGCCTGCGCATCTGGTCGGCGGCATGCTCGTCCGGTCAGGAGCCTTACTCCTTGTCGATGTCCATCGACGAGTTCGAGCGCACCAACCTCGGTCAGCTCAAGGCCGGTGTGCAGATCGTTGCCACCGACCTTTCGCCATCCATGCTCAGCAATTGCAAATCCGGTGAATACGACAGCCTGGCGATGGGCCGTGGCCTGTCCCAGGAGCGTCTGCAGCGTTACTTCGATCCCAAGGCGCCTGGGCGCTGGCAGGTCAAGGCGCCGATCAAGAGTCGCGTCGAGTTTCGTCCGCTCAACCTGCTCGACAGTTATGCGGCGCTGGGCAAGTTCGACATCGTGTTCTGCCGCAACGTACTGATCTACTTCTCGGCTGAAGTGAAGAAGGACATCCTCACGCGCATTCATGCCACCCTCAAGCCGGGCGGCTATCTGTTCCTCGGGGCTTCCGAGGCGCTCAATGGCCTGCCGGAGAAGTACCAGATGGTGCAGTGCAGCCCAGGGATCATCTACAAGGCCAAATAG
- the flgB gene encoding flagellar basal body rod protein FlgB: protein MSINFGRALGIHEQALGFRAQRAEVLANNIANADTPNYKARDLDFASVLAEQSSRMQRGGVSLNRTDSRHIPADGVKTGDAELPYRTPFHASLDQNSVDLQIEQSNYAENSVQFQASFTFLNSKFKGLTTALRGE from the coding sequence ATGAGCATCAACTTCGGCAGAGCACTCGGCATCCATGAGCAGGCACTCGGCTTTCGCGCCCAGCGTGCCGAGGTGTTGGCCAACAACATCGCCAACGCCGATACCCCGAACTACAAGGCCCGCGATCTGGATTTCGCCAGCGTACTGGCCGAGCAGAGCAGCCGTATGCAGCGCGGCGGAGTTTCTCTCAACCGTACTGACAGCCGCCACATTCCGGCCGATGGCGTGAAGACGGGTGACGCTGAGCTGCCATACCGTACGCCCTTCCACGCGTCGCTGGATCAGAACAGCGTCGATCTGCAGATCGAGCAATCGAACTATGCCGAGAACTCCGTGCAGTTCCAGGCCAGCTTCACCTTCCTCAATAGCAAATTCAAAGGGCTGACCACCGCCCTGCGCGGCGAATAA
- the flgC gene encoding flagellar basal body rod protein FlgC, producing the protein MSLASVFNIAGTGMSAQSTRLNTISSNIANAETVSSSLDQTYRARHPVFATVFQQAQGGDRGSLFAEQDEAGRGVQVLGVIEDQSSLMPRYEPDHPMANADGYVYYPNVNVVEEMADMISASRAFQTNVEMMNTAKQMLQRVLTLGQ; encoded by the coding sequence ATGTCCCTTGCCAGTGTCTTCAATATCGCCGGAACCGGCATGAGCGCCCAGAGCACTCGCCTGAACACCATTTCCAGCAACATCGCCAACGCCGAGACCGTGTCGTCGAGCCTGGATCAGACCTACCGCGCCCGTCATCCGGTGTTCGCCACCGTATTCCAGCAGGCACAAGGTGGCGACCGTGGTTCTTTGTTTGCCGAGCAGGATGAAGCAGGGCGCGGTGTGCAGGTGCTCGGTGTGATCGAGGATCAGAGCAGCCTGATGCCGCGCTACGAGCCGGATCATCCGATGGCTAACGCCGATGGCTACGTCTACTACCCGAACGTCAACGTGGTCGAGGAGATGGCCGACATGATTTCCGCCAGTCGCGCCTTCCAAACCAACGTGGAAATGATGAATACCGCCAAACAGATGCTGCAGCGCGTGCTGACCCTGGGTCAGTAA
- the flgD gene encoding flagellar hook assembly protein FlgD: MSTVNGSSSVLDQYQIKQDAPKNNNLGKNEFLNLLVAQLNNQNPLEPQGNGEFIAQLAQFSQVEGIEKLNTSMGSMLSSFQSSQALQASSLVGRKVIVPSEKAVVDTSESFKASTILPVSSSNVYVNVYDNSGALVTRVNLGEQAAGNVSFIWDGKDADGNVVPPGTYKFEAQATYGSETKGLYTLLPANVDSVTLGGSELMLNLAGLGSVPLSQVQVIGQ, translated from the coding sequence ATGAGCACCGTAAATGGCAGCAGTTCGGTACTGGATCAGTACCAGATCAAGCAGGATGCGCCGAAAAACAACAACCTCGGCAAGAACGAGTTTCTCAACCTGCTGGTGGCCCAACTCAACAACCAGAACCCGCTGGAGCCGCAGGGCAATGGTGAGTTCATCGCCCAGCTGGCGCAGTTCAGCCAGGTGGAAGGGATCGAGAAGCTCAACACCAGCATGGGCTCGATGCTTTCCAGCTTCCAGTCTTCCCAGGCACTGCAGGCGTCTTCGCTGGTCGGCCGCAAGGTGATCGTGCCGAGCGAGAAGGCGGTGGTCGACACCAGTGAGAGCTTCAAGGCCAGCACCATCCTGCCGGTCAGCAGCAGCAACGTGTACGTCAACGTCTATGACAATTCCGGCGCGTTGGTTACCCGCGTCAACCTGGGTGAGCAGGCTGCCGGCAACGTCAGCTTCATCTGGGATGGCAAGGACGCCGACGGCAACGTGGTGCCGCCGGGCACCTACAAGTTCGAGGCGCAGGCCACCTACGGCAGTGAAACCAAGGGGCTGTACACCTTGCTGCCGGCCAACGTCGACAGCGTCACCCTGGGCGGCAGCGAGCTGATGCTCAACCTTGCCGGTCTGGGCAGCGTTCCGCTTTCTCAAGTGCAGGTCATCGGCCAGTAA
- the flgE gene encoding flagellar hook protein FlgE yields MSFNIGLSGLRAATSDLNVTGNNIANAGTAGFKQSRAEFADVYAASVLGTGKNAQGSGVLLADVSQLFNQGNVNYTNNALDLAINGNGFFMTSNNGEIGYTRAGYFGTDRDGYVVNNFGYRLQGYTADDSGNILPVQSDLRISAGQQEPKATTSVTQRLNLNSNAVRPANAGTMAAPTFDPSDSKSFNWSTSTNIYDSQGNAHVMSQYFVKNEAPANNGWVMHVLIDGVNPRDPTSTQPYSYAVNYDAAGQLANPALTPLASTPPDPALDAPAIPTGTPNGIFSLAAADWVPAEKDPVNPGTMVPNGADSEAFTFDMRGSTQYAASFGVNAVSQDGYTTGQLAGIEIDDTGVIFARYTNGQSKVQGQVLLANFANVQGLTPTGKTAWAQSFESGEPVIGTPRSSTLGALQAGALEDSNVELSDQLVNLIVAQRNYQANAKTIETESAITQTIINLR; encoded by the coding sequence ATGTCGTTCAATATTGGTCTCAGTGGCCTGCGTGCCGCGACCAGCGACCTCAATGTCACCGGCAACAACATCGCCAACGCCGGTACTGCGGGGTTCAAGCAGTCGCGTGCCGAGTTCGCCGATGTCTATGCCGCTTCCGTTCTGGGTACCGGCAAGAACGCGCAAGGCAGCGGTGTGCTGCTGGCTGATGTGTCGCAGCTGTTCAACCAGGGCAACGTCAACTACACGAACAACGCACTGGATCTGGCCATCAATGGCAATGGTTTCTTCATGACCAGTAACAATGGCGAGATTGGCTATACCCGCGCCGGTTACTTCGGTACGGATCGTGATGGCTATGTCGTCAACAACTTCGGCTATCGCCTGCAGGGCTATACGGCCGATGACAGCGGCAACATCCTGCCGGTGCAGTCCGACCTGCGCATCAGTGCTGGTCAGCAGGAGCCCAAGGCGACCACCAGCGTTACCCAGCGCCTCAACCTGAACTCCAATGCCGTGCGGCCTGCCAATGCCGGCACCATGGCGGCACCGACATTCGATCCGAGCGATTCGAAGTCTTTCAACTGGTCTACCTCGACCAACATCTATGACTCGCAGGGCAACGCCCACGTGATGAGCCAGTACTTCGTCAAGAACGAGGCGCCGGCCAACAATGGCTGGGTCATGCATGTGCTGATTGATGGGGTCAACCCGCGTGACCCCACCAGCACTCAGCCATACAGTTATGCGGTGAACTACGATGCGGCCGGCCAACTGGCCAATCCAGCGCTGACCCCGCTGGCCAGCACGCCGCCGGACCCGGCTCTGGATGCGCCGGCCATTCCTACGGGCACGCCCAATGGCATCTTCAGCCTGGCTGCAGCCGACTGGGTGCCCGCCGAGAAGGATCCGGTCAACCCTGGAACCATGGTGCCCAACGGTGCCGACAGCGAGGCCTTCACCTTCGATATGCGTGGCTCGACGCAGTATGCGGCATCCTTCGGGGTCAATGCCGTCAGCCAGGACGGCTACACCACCGGCCAGCTGGCCGGTATCGAGATCGACGACACCGGGGTGATCTTCGCCCGTTACACCAACGGCCAGTCCAAGGTACAAGGCCAGGTGCTGCTGGCGAACTTCGCCAACGTCCAGGGGCTGACGCCGACAGGCAAGACGGCCTGGGCGCAGTCGTTCGAATCCGGTGAGCCGGTGATTGGTACGCCGCGCAGCAGTACTCTGGGTGCTCTGCAGGCGGGGGCGCTGGAGGACTCCAACGTCGAACTGTCGGATCAACTGGTGAACCTGATCGTGGCTCAGCGCAACTATCAGGCCAACGCCAAGACCATCGAAACAGAAAGCGCCATTACCCAGACCATCATCAATCTGCGTTGA
- a CDS encoding flagellar basal body rod protein FlgF, translated as MDKMLYVSMTGAQNNTLALRAHANNLANVSTSGFRRDFEQARSMPLFGETYPARVFAMSERPATDFRPGSLQETGRDLDVAIGGKGWVAVQAPDGSEAYVRTASLNIDALGILRTGNGLPVMGNAGPIAVPPEQKVEIGQDGTISIRALGENPNVLAEVDRIKLVNPDPKSMEKGTDGLIRVKGQPAVEADATVQLTSGFLEASNVNAVEEMTAILSLSRQFELSVKMMRTAEDNSSAMARVLQIS; from the coding sequence ATGGACAAGATGCTGTACGTCTCCATGACCGGAGCGCAGAACAACACACTGGCTCTGCGCGCCCACGCCAACAACCTGGCGAACGTTTCCACCTCGGGTTTCCGTCGGGACTTCGAGCAAGCGCGTTCCATGCCGCTGTTCGGTGAAACCTATCCCGCTCGCGTATTCGCCATGAGCGAACGTCCTGCCACTGATTTTCGTCCCGGTTCGCTGCAGGAAACCGGACGCGACCTGGACGTGGCCATTGGCGGCAAGGGCTGGGTCGCCGTACAGGCACCCGATGGCAGTGAGGCCTACGTGCGCACCGCCAGCCTGAACATCGATGCTCTGGGAATACTGCGCACCGGCAATGGTTTGCCGGTGATGGGCAACGCCGGGCCGATTGCCGTGCCGCCAGAGCAGAAAGTGGAGATCGGCCAGGACGGCACCATCAGCATTCGTGCCCTTGGCGAAAACCCCAACGTGCTGGCCGAGGTGGATCGTATCAAGCTGGTCAACCCGGATCCGAAAAGCATGGAGAAGGGCACCGATGGCCTGATTCGCGTCAAGGGGCAGCCCGCGGTAGAGGCCGATGCCACTGTTCAGCTGACCTCCGGCTTCCTTGAGGCGAGCAACGTCAATGCCGTCGAGGAGATGACCGCGATTCTTTCCCTGTCCCGTCAGTTCGAGCTGTCGGTGAAGATGATGCGCACCGCCGAGGACAACTCGTCGGCCATGGCGCGGGTTTTGCAGATTAGCTAA
- the flgG gene encoding flagellar basal-body rod protein FlgG — MLPALWVSKTGLSAQDMNLTTISNNLANVATTGFKRDRAEFEDLLYQIRRQPGGQSSQDSQLPSGLQLGTGVRVVGTQKIFTAGSLQTTEQPLDLAVNGRGFFQILQPDGTVSYTRDGSFHLSSDGQIVTSQGFALEPAIVLPAEVRTFTVGEDGTVSVTTAGNAQPQIIGNIQLADFVNPAGLEAIGNNLFLETGASGAPQVGNPGLNGLGTTLQNTLENSNVSVVEELVNMITTQRAYEMNSKVISTADQMLSFVTQNL, encoded by the coding sequence ATGCTTCCGGCACTGTGGGTCAGCAAGACCGGTTTGTCCGCTCAGGACATGAACCTGACCACCATTTCCAACAACCTGGCTAACGTCGCCACCACCGGCTTCAAACGCGACCGTGCCGAGTTCGAGGATCTGCTGTACCAGATCCGCCGTCAGCCTGGTGGCCAGTCGAGCCAGGACAGCCAACTGCCGTCCGGCCTGCAGCTCGGTACCGGTGTGCGTGTGGTCGGAACGCAGAAGATCTTCACCGCAGGCAGCCTGCAAACCACCGAGCAGCCGCTGGATCTGGCCGTCAACGGCCGCGGCTTCTTCCAGATCCTGCAGCCCGATGGCACTGTTTCCTACACCCGCGATGGCAGCTTTCACCTGAGCTCCGACGGGCAGATTGTCACCTCCCAGGGCTTTGCCCTGGAGCCGGCCATCGTTCTGCCGGCCGAGGTGCGCACCTTCACTGTCGGTGAAGACGGCACCGTCTCGGTAACGACTGCCGGCAACGCGCAGCCGCAGATCATTGGCAACATCCAGTTGGCTGACTTCGTCAACCCGGCGGGTCTCGAAGCCATCGGCAACAACCTGTTCCTGGAGACCGGCGCCAGTGGCGCGCCGCAAGTCGGTAACCCAGGGCTCAATGGTCTGGGTACCACACTGCAGAACACCCTGGAGAACTCCAACGTCAGCGTGGTGGAGGAACTGGTGAACATGATCACCACCCAGCGCGCTTACGAGATGAACTCCAAGGTGATTTCCACCGCTGATCAGATGCTGTCCTTCGTAACGCAGAACCTCTGA
- the flgH gene encoding flagellar basal body L-ring protein FlgH has product MNRQMLCFPLLAGLLLSSGCVAPTAKPDDPYYAPVLPRTPLPAAQNNGSIYQAGFENGLYDDRKAFRVGDIITITLNERTQASKNANSALKKDGSGTLGVPNLFGMTVAPDNPLRSLSALGMTNDNLSLEASWNSQRANTGSGQAGQSNSLSGSVTVTVAEVLPNGILAVRGEKWMTLNTGDELMRISGLVRADDISTDNTVSSTRVADARITYSGTGAFADASQPGWMSRFFMSPLWPF; this is encoded by the coding sequence ATGAACCGGCAAATGCTCTGTTTCCCCCTGTTGGCTGGCCTGTTGCTGAGCAGCGGCTGCGTAGCGCCAACAGCCAAGCCGGATGATCCCTATTACGCGCCGGTGTTGCCGCGTACGCCGTTGCCGGCTGCGCAGAACAACGGCTCGATCTATCAGGCCGGTTTCGAGAACGGTCTGTATGACGACCGCAAGGCATTTCGCGTGGGTGACATCATCACCATCACGCTGAACGAACGCACCCAGGCCAGCAAGAACGCCAACAGTGCGTTGAAGAAAGACGGCAGCGGAACCTTGGGCGTGCCCAATCTGTTCGGCATGACCGTTGCCCCGGACAACCCGCTGCGCAGCCTCAGCGCTCTGGGTATGACCAACGACAACCTGAGTCTGGAGGCGAGCTGGAATTCCCAGCGCGCCAACACCGGTTCCGGTCAGGCGGGGCAGAGCAACAGCTTGTCTGGCTCGGTCACCGTGACCGTCGCCGAAGTACTGCCCAACGGCATTCTGGCGGTGCGTGGCGAGAAGTGGATGACCCTCAATACCGGCGATGAGCTGATGCGTATTTCCGGGCTGGTGCGTGCCGACGACATCTCCACCGACAACACCGTGTCTTCCACTCGCGTGGCCGATGCGCGCATCACCTATTCCGGTACTGGCGCCTTCGCCGACGCCAGCCAGCCTGGCTGGATGAGCCGTTTCTTCATGAGCCCGCTGTGGCCGTTCTGA
- a CDS encoding flagellar basal body P-ring protein FlgI, translating to MLACMLLSLPTQAERLKDLASIQGVRSNQLIGYGLVVGLNGSGDQTTQTPFTVQTFNNMLAQFGIKVPPGGNVQLKNVAAVSVHADLPAFAKPGQTIDITISSIGNAKSLRGGSLLMTPLKGIDGNVYAIAQGNLVVGGFDASGADGSRITVNVPSAGRIPGGATVERPVPSGFDQGNYLTLNLNRPDFTTAKNIVDQINDLLGPGVAQAIDGGSIRVSAPLDPNQRVDYLSILENLQVESGKAVAKVIINSRTGTIVIGQDVKVQPAAVTHGSLTVTITEDPIVSQPEALSGGQTAVVPRSRVGAEEEKKPMFKFGPGTSLDEIVRAVNQVGASPSDLMAILEALKQAGALQADLIVI from the coding sequence ATGCTCGCGTGCATGCTGTTGAGCCTGCCGACTCAGGCCGAACGTCTGAAGGATCTGGCCTCGATCCAGGGTGTGCGCAGCAACCAGTTGATCGGTTACGGCCTGGTGGTCGGCCTCAACGGCAGTGGCGACCAGACCACCCAGACCCCGTTCACCGTACAGACCTTCAACAACATGCTGGCGCAGTTCGGCATCAAGGTGCCGCCAGGCGGCAACGTTCAGTTGAAGAACGTCGCGGCGGTGTCGGTGCATGCCGACCTGCCGGCGTTCGCCAAGCCGGGTCAGACCATCGACATCACCATTTCCTCCATCGGTAACGCCAAGAGCCTGCGTGGTGGCAGCTTGCTGATGACGCCGCTCAAGGGTATCGACGGCAACGTCTACGCCATCGCCCAGGGCAATCTGGTGGTCGGTGGTTTCGACGCCAGTGGCGCCGATGGCTCGCGCATCACCGTCAACGTGCCGTCTGCCGGGCGTATTCCCGGTGGCGCCACCGTGGAGCGCCCGGTGCCGAGCGGTTTCGATCAGGGCAACTACCTGACTCTGAACCTCAACCGTCCCGATTTCACCACGGCGAAGAACATCGTCGACCAGATCAATGACCTGCTTGGCCCTGGCGTCGCCCAGGCCATTGATGGCGGTTCGATTCGCGTCAGTGCGCCGCTCGATCCCAACCAGCGCGTCGACTACCTGTCGATTCTGGAGAACCTTCAGGTGGAGTCCGGCAAGGCGGTGGCCAAGGTCATCATCAACTCGCGTACCGGCACCATCGTCATCGGCCAGGACGTCAAGGTGCAGCCAGCCGCCGTGACTCACGGCAGCCTGACCGTGACCATTACCGAAGACCCCATCGTCAGCCAGCCTGAGGCGCTATCCGGTGGCCAGACTGCCGTAGTGCCGCGCTCGCGCGTTGGCGCGGAGGAAGAAAAGAAACCGATGTTCAAGTTCGGCCCCGGCACCAGCCTCGACGAGATCGTGCGCGCGGTTAACCAGGTCGGCGCTTCACCTTCTGACCTCATGGCCATCCTGGAGGCGCTCAAGCAAGCCGGCGCCCTTCAGGCCGACCTGATCGTGATCTGA